The Dyella caseinilytica genome has a window encoding:
- a CDS encoding AsmA family protein yields MKRSYKILAWIAGILLILVIALVLLVALFDWNRLKPTINDQVSTAIGRPFAIQGDLTAAWQREPSEPGWRSWIPWPTFTARDVRIDNPPWTKQPQFAQLDALLIRVSPLPLLLHHVYVPSVQLVDPQIDLERDAQGQANWLFTLPQSSSPSHWRVDMGAIGFDKGQITLDDAKTRLDLHVTITPLQQAIPYDQIVTQATSDARADVGHDIGKTVDANKTKPDASVNASRTSYQFAWTVNGHYQGTLVNGTGKTGAVLALQQTDQPFPVQARMHIGDSKIALVGTLTDPVHVGALDLRVWFAGTSMDKLYPIIGIALPETPPYATEGHLSAELHVHGSRFSYRDFRGRVGGSDLGGNTEVVTGGNRLKLTADLHSQQLRFVDLAPLIGADSQAQKQQRGDATKQPADKVLPVEPFRTDRLRSLDADVTFEAAHIEHPSAVPISALRTHAILDNGLLQLDPLHIDAAGGTIDSRIRVDSRTQLMYTAADLHARHLQLKQLFPDFQPMSTSFGEINGDATFNTHGNSVAAMLGDANGEVKSLMNDGAISKTLLETAGLNVANIVIGKLFGDKTVQINCAAADLVGTNGLFTSKLFVFDTSDAIINVDGTINFASEQLNLNVTPHTKGIRIFSLRSPLYVKGTFKNPDVGVHAAPLLLRGGGAIALGVLAPPAALLALIAPSHSDHANTCQQVLTDLRSGKLPVAGKK; encoded by the coding sequence ATGAAGCGCAGCTATAAAATACTTGCCTGGATTGCGGGCATTTTGCTGATACTGGTGATAGCGCTGGTGTTGCTGGTTGCGCTATTCGACTGGAATCGGCTCAAGCCCACGATTAATGATCAGGTAAGTACGGCTATTGGCCGTCCCTTTGCGATTCAGGGCGACCTGACAGCTGCGTGGCAACGTGAGCCTTCCGAGCCAGGATGGCGCAGCTGGATTCCCTGGCCAACATTTACCGCACGTGATGTGCGCATTGACAATCCGCCGTGGACTAAACAGCCTCAGTTTGCACAACTCGATGCCTTGCTGATCCGCGTGTCACCACTGCCGTTGCTGCTTCACCACGTGTATGTACCATCGGTGCAGTTGGTCGATCCGCAGATCGATCTTGAACGCGACGCTCAGGGCCAAGCCAACTGGTTGTTCACCCTGCCGCAGAGTTCGTCGCCATCGCACTGGCGCGTCGACATGGGAGCCATCGGTTTCGATAAGGGGCAGATCACGCTGGACGACGCCAAGACCCGGCTCGATCTGCACGTCACCATCACTCCGCTGCAACAAGCGATCCCGTACGACCAGATCGTGACGCAGGCCACCAGCGATGCGCGCGCCGACGTCGGGCACGATATCGGCAAGACCGTCGACGCCAACAAGACCAAGCCGGATGCATCGGTCAATGCCAGCCGCACCAGCTATCAATTCGCGTGGACGGTGAACGGCCATTATCAAGGCACGTTGGTCAACGGCACCGGCAAGACCGGTGCGGTACTGGCGCTGCAGCAAACTGATCAACCCTTCCCAGTGCAGGCGCGCATGCATATCGGCGACAGCAAGATCGCCCTGGTCGGCACACTTACCGATCCTGTCCATGTAGGCGCATTGGATCTGCGCGTATGGTTCGCCGGCACCAGTATGGACAAGCTGTATCCCATCATCGGCATTGCCTTGCCCGAAACGCCGCCTTATGCCACCGAAGGCCATCTTTCTGCCGAACTGCATGTGCATGGCAGCCGTTTCAGCTATCGCGATTTCCGCGGTCGCGTCGGCGGCAGTGACTTGGGCGGCAACACGGAAGTCGTCACTGGCGGCAACCGCCTCAAACTCACCGCTGACCTGCATTCACAGCAACTGCGCTTTGTGGATCTTGCGCCTTTGATCGGCGCTGACAGTCAGGCCCAAAAGCAGCAGCGCGGCGACGCGACCAAGCAACCTGCCGACAAAGTATTGCCTGTCGAACCCTTCCGCACTGATCGCCTGCGCTCGCTGGACGCGGATGTAACGTTCGAGGCCGCCCACATTGAACATCCCAGCGCTGTGCCGATCAGTGCATTGCGCACCCACGCGATACTGGACAACGGTCTTCTGCAACTCGACCCGCTACACATTGACGCAGCGGGCGGCACGATAGATAGCCGCATCCGGGTCGATAGCCGCACACAACTCATGTACACCGCAGCGGATCTGCACGCACGCCATCTTCAGCTCAAGCAACTGTTCCCCGACTTCCAGCCGATGAGCACCAGCTTCGGTGAAATCAATGGCGACGCCACCTTCAATACCCACGGCAATTCTGTCGCCGCGATGCTCGGCGACGCCAACGGCGAAGTGAAGTCGCTGATGAATGACGGCGCGATCAGCAAGACCTTGCTCGAAACGGCCGGCCTCAATGTCGCCAACATAGTGATCGGCAAGCTGTTCGGCGACAAGACCGTGCAGATCAATTGTGCTGCCGCCGATCTGGTTGGTACGAATGGACTATTCACCAGCAAACTGTTTGTGTTCGATACCAGTGATGCCATCATCAATGTCGACGGCACCATCAACTTCGCCAGCGAACAGCTGAATCTGAATGTCACACCCCATACGAAGGGCATCCGCATCTTCTCGCTACGCTCGCCGCTGTATGTGAAAGGCACATTCAAGAATCCCGATGTGGGTGTGCATGCCGCTCCCTTGCTGCTGCGTGGCGGCGGTGCCATCGCGTTAGGCGTACTCGCACCACCGGCAGCGTTGCTGGCGTTGATTGCCCCCAGCCATAGCGATCATGCCAACACCTGCCAGCAAGTATTGACGGATCTTCGCAGCGGCAAGCTGCCGGTGGCTGGCAAAAAGTAA
- a CDS encoding DMT family transporter, with product MQSVDKARLQIHFCVLLWGFTAILGKLITLPALSLVWWRMLLVTGALLLMPRVWRGLRAMTMRLRLAYAGIGVLVSLHWLTFYAAIKLANASVGATCIALGPAFLTVIEPWLTRRRFDVREVLVALAVVPGVVMVAGGVPGHMRLGIAVGVLSALFVALFGALNKRLVEHGDPLTVTCIELGTGTLFLTALAPLLPHTGPTYPLPGAHDTLLLLLLAFGCTLLPFTLVLVALRHVSAFATQMITNLEPVYAIVLAVLLLGEQRQLDNWFYLGVAVILTAVFAHPLLHRKDQTPIQPELLGTAESHNLD from the coding sequence ATGCAGTCCGTCGACAAAGCCCGCCTGCAGATCCACTTTTGCGTGCTGCTCTGGGGCTTTACCGCCATCCTCGGCAAGCTGATCACCCTGCCTGCCCTGTCGCTGGTGTGGTGGCGCATGCTGCTGGTGACCGGTGCCTTGTTGCTGATGCCTCGCGTATGGCGCGGCTTGCGCGCCATGACCATGCGCTTGCGCCTGGCTTATGCGGGCATTGGTGTGCTGGTGTCCTTGCACTGGCTTACCTTCTACGCGGCGATCAAGCTGGCCAACGCTTCTGTGGGCGCCACCTGCATCGCGCTCGGGCCTGCATTTCTCACGGTCATCGAACCGTGGCTCACGCGCCGACGCTTTGACGTACGCGAAGTGTTGGTGGCGTTGGCCGTCGTGCCGGGCGTGGTCATGGTCGCCGGCGGCGTGCCGGGACATATGCGCCTTGGTATTGCCGTAGGCGTACTGTCGGCCTTGTTTGTGGCTTTGTTCGGCGCCCTCAACAAACGCCTGGTCGAACATGGAGATCCACTCACCGTGACCTGCATCGAGCTCGGCACAGGTACCCTCTTCCTCACCGCACTTGCTCCGCTGTTGCCCCACACGGGCCCCACTTACCCGTTGCCCGGTGCGCATGACACGCTGCTGCTACTGCTGCTGGCCTTTGGCTGCACACTGCTGCCGTTTACGTTGGTTCTGGTCGCCTTGCGCCACGTCAGTGCTTTTGCGACACAGATGATTACCAACCTGGAACCCGTCTACGCCATCGTGCTCGCCGTGCTGTTGCTGGGCGAGCAACGCCAGCTCGATAACTGGTTCTACCTCGGCGTGGCCGTGATACTTACTGCGGTATTTGCGCACCCGTTGCTGCACCGGAAAGATCAGACACCGATCCAACCGGAATTGCTGGGGACGGCCGAGAGCCACAATCTGGACTGA
- a CDS encoding LysR family transcriptional regulator, whose product MKRDVNLNRLAVFVALVRAGSFTAAAAQLGMTKAMVSQHLLQLERELGVTLLVRSTRRMAMTEAGVAFHADCVQLLEQAQTAIERIGHQRSKPTGTLRLTTSTDYGTAVIAPALAAFQRLHPSLQVDLVIDDQINDLIAERFDLAIRIGWLRDSSLRAMRLGSCRQLVMAAPAYLAEHGAPRRPEDLVTHGWIAMSPLPTPLRWTFTRGSQRRVVRMRQVMQANNAAAIRALVLAGAGVSVLPDYLVRDDIQTGRLQVLLAQYRLPEGGIYAVYPDPQPPAKVRVFIDFLRDHIGAL is encoded by the coding sequence ATGAAACGCGACGTAAATCTCAATCGACTGGCCGTATTCGTGGCGTTAGTGCGCGCCGGCTCATTCACTGCTGCAGCGGCCCAGCTGGGTATGACCAAGGCCATGGTCAGCCAGCACCTGCTGCAGTTGGAACGTGAGCTTGGCGTCACCTTGCTCGTGCGCAGCACCCGGCGTATGGCGATGACCGAAGCAGGTGTGGCGTTTCATGCCGATTGCGTGCAATTGCTGGAACAGGCGCAAACGGCGATCGAGCGCATCGGGCATCAGCGCAGTAAGCCTACCGGCACGCTACGCCTGACTACTTCGACGGATTACGGCACGGCAGTGATCGCTCCGGCACTGGCTGCGTTTCAGCGTCTGCATCCATCTTTACAAGTGGATCTGGTGATCGATGACCAGATCAACGACCTGATCGCCGAGCGCTTCGATCTGGCCATCCGCATTGGCTGGCTGCGCGATTCCAGTCTGCGCGCCATGCGTCTGGGAAGTTGCCGCCAACTGGTGATGGCTGCTCCCGCCTATCTTGCCGAGCACGGTGCGCCGCGTCGGCCGGAGGATCTCGTTACGCATGGATGGATTGCCATGTCGCCATTGCCTACACCCTTGCGCTGGACGTTCACGCGCGGCAGCCAGCGCCGTGTGGTGCGTATGCGACAGGTAATGCAAGCCAATAATGCGGCAGCCATTCGTGCGCTGGTGCTTGCCGGCGCGGGCGTATCCGTGTTGCCCGATTACCTCGTGCGGGACGACATCCAAACGGGCCGTTTGCAGGTATTGCTGGCGCAGTATCGCCTGCCCGAGGGTGGCATTTACGCGGTTTATCCCGATCCGCAGCCGCCTGCGAAAGTGCGGGTATTCATCGATTTTCTGCGCGATCACATAGGCGCACTCTGA
- a CDS encoding NAD(P)-dependent oxidoreductase, producing the protein MKLVLFGATGHIGHAILEEALARGYDVTAVVRDASRLKQQHDRLHVVVGTVEQPTTWLAHAKHANAVIASISARRDGNSDTLPDAARTLLDTLNEGTQPKRLLWVGGAGSLEVAPGVLVIDDPHFPEAWKAEAQSMVRALEVFRASKADVDWTFVSPPALIEDGSRTGKYRVGGDQLLVDANGVSHISVPDYAAALLDQLDKKEAFKRRITVAY; encoded by the coding sequence ATGAAACTGGTTCTGTTCGGCGCCACCGGCCATATCGGCCACGCCATCCTCGAAGAAGCGCTTGCCCGCGGTTACGACGTCACCGCCGTGGTGCGCGACGCCAGCCGCCTGAAGCAACAGCACGACAGGCTGCACGTGGTGGTCGGCACGGTAGAGCAGCCGACAACCTGGCTGGCTCATGCCAAACATGCCAACGCAGTGATCGCCAGCATTTCCGCACGCCGCGACGGCAACAGCGACACGCTGCCGGACGCCGCGCGTACGCTGCTCGATACGCTGAACGAGGGCACCCAGCCCAAGCGCCTGCTGTGGGTTGGCGGAGCGGGCAGCCTGGAAGTCGCACCGGGCGTGCTCGTGATCGACGACCCGCATTTCCCGGAGGCTTGGAAGGCAGAAGCGCAGTCCATGGTGCGTGCCCTGGAGGTGTTTCGTGCCAGCAAGGCCGACGTCGATTGGACCTTCGTCAGCCCTCCCGCGTTGATCGAAGATGGCTCACGCACTGGCAAGTACCGTGTGGGTGGCGATCAGCTGCTGGTCGATGCCAACGGTGTCAGCCACATCAGCGTGCCCGACTATGCGGCGGCGCTGCTTGACCAGCTCGACAAGAAAGAAGCATTCAAACGGCGCATCACCGTGGCGTACTGA
- a CDS encoding 23S rRNA (adenine(2030)-N(6))-methyltransferase RlmJ, whose amino-acid sequence MNYRHAYHAGNFADVLKHSVLFALLQALKAKETPFALIDTHAGSGCYALDGEEAGKTGEYRDGIMRLLFPDLKRGGQAGSQPLPPLLRHWLDAILALPGNEHGLKLYPGSPLQAARAMRDIDGAYLCELHPEEATLLRELFHHDARVHVHNRNGYEALKALLPPKEKRGLVLIDPPYEAQEAEYRLIEATLKAALQRWPTGIYAIWYPIKQRSQVQPFLRWLQHCGAKRVLRAELLVHPDDSPLRLNGSGMAIINAPWNLYQILREPLQAMARLLSQERAAQWQLDWLVEEGASAAATHPFSATRLPPPKRAR is encoded by the coding sequence ATGAATTATCGCCACGCCTACCATGCCGGCAATTTCGCCGACGTCCTCAAGCACAGCGTGCTGTTCGCGCTGCTCCAGGCGTTGAAGGCGAAGGAAACGCCGTTTGCATTGATCGACACGCACGCCGGCAGCGGCTGCTACGCGCTGGATGGCGAGGAAGCCGGCAAGACCGGCGAATACCGCGACGGCATAATGCGTCTGCTGTTTCCGGATCTGAAACGAGGCGGCCAGGCAGGCAGCCAGCCGCTGCCGCCACTGCTGCGCCACTGGCTCGACGCCATCCTCGCCCTGCCCGGCAACGAACATGGTTTGAAGCTGTACCCAGGCTCGCCCTTGCAAGCGGCACGCGCCATGCGTGACATCGATGGCGCTTACCTGTGCGAACTGCATCCCGAAGAAGCCACCTTGCTACGTGAGTTGTTCCATCACGATGCGCGCGTGCATGTGCACAACCGCAACGGCTACGAAGCGTTGAAGGCATTGCTTCCGCCGAAGGAAAAGCGCGGACTGGTGCTGATCGATCCACCGTACGAAGCACAGGAAGCGGAATACCGCCTGATCGAAGCAACTTTGAAGGCAGCACTGCAACGCTGGCCCACCGGCATCTACGCCATCTGGTATCCCATCAAGCAGCGCAGCCAGGTACAGCCCTTCCTGCGCTGGTTGCAGCACTGCGGCGCAAAGCGTGTCTTACGCGCGGAATTACTGGTGCATCCAGACGATTCGCCCTTGCGCTTGAACGGCTCGGGCATGGCGATCATCAACGCGCCATGGAATCTCTACCAGATTTTGCGCGAGCCATTGCAGGCCATGGCGCGCCTGTTGTCGCAAGAACGCGCGGCCCAATGGCAATTGGATTGGCTGGTGGAAGAAGGTGCGTCAGCCGCCGCAACGCATCCGTTTTCGGCAACCCGGTTACCGCCGCCGAAACGAGCCCGCTAA
- a CDS encoding Slp family lipoprotein, with product MNIRSVFRPLRWLAVPVALALTACAPAPIYQVTPGTVNVIPMQVAHSPEQFAKGDVIWGGSVIDVRNFPDHTEVEMLAYPLDSSQRPQTNAQAQGRYIAIYTGYVEALNFPPGGLVTISGQLNGSRSDSVDQATYVYPLVNVTQSHRWTAAELRAGHPDIHFGVGVGVGIH from the coding sequence ATGAACATTCGCTCTGTTTTCCGTCCATTGCGCTGGCTCGCGGTTCCGGTTGCGCTGGCACTTACCGCCTGCGCGCCAGCACCCATCTACCAGGTCACGCCAGGTACGGTGAACGTCATTCCCATGCAAGTGGCACATTCGCCGGAACAGTTCGCAAAAGGCGACGTGATCTGGGGCGGCAGCGTGATCGACGTACGCAACTTCCCCGATCACACCGAAGTCGAAATGCTGGCCTACCCGCTGGATTCATCGCAACGCCCGCAGACCAATGCACAAGCGCAGGGTCGGTACATCGCGATCTATACGGGTTATGTCGAAGCGCTCAACTTTCCGCCGGGCGGCCTCGTCACGATCAGCGGCCAGCTCAACGGCAGCCGTTCCGACAGCGTAGATCAAGCCACGTACGTGTATCCGCTGGTAAACGTGACGCAGTCCCATCGCTGGACAGCAGCGGAATTGCGTGCAGGCCATCCAGACATCCATTTCGGTGTCGGCGTGGGTGTCGGCATTCATTGA
- a CDS encoding cation diffusion facilitator family transporter codes for MSGHANSLKAILLALGANFAIFLAKLVAAVITGSGAMMAEAVHSLADCGNQGLLLLGMRQAKRPPSDEYPLGWGRAMYFWSFVVAVLLFAVGGLFSIYEGVHKLSAPEPLKWPWLALGVLLFGIVAESISMRGCMHEVNRARGEQSLWHWFRETRSSELLVIFGEDLAALLGLCLAAIAIGATMLTGNLLFDAMGTIAIGVLLVVVAAALAIEVKALLIGQGVEPRRRAELLAFLDSRPEVAQIYNLITLQMGPDVMVAVKARMVSTPDNVSLIQAINTVEAAMKVQFPDIRWSFFEPDITD; via the coding sequence ATGTCCGGTCACGCCAATTCACTGAAAGCCATTCTGCTGGCACTTGGCGCCAACTTCGCGATCTTCCTCGCCAAGTTGGTCGCCGCTGTCATCACCGGCTCGGGCGCAATGATGGCCGAGGCAGTGCATTCGCTGGCCGATTGTGGCAACCAGGGACTCTTGTTGCTTGGTATGCGTCAGGCAAAAAGGCCGCCATCGGATGAATATCCGCTCGGCTGGGGCCGAGCTATGTATTTCTGGTCATTCGTGGTGGCTGTGCTGCTGTTTGCGGTGGGCGGTCTGTTCTCGATCTACGAAGGCGTGCACAAGCTCAGCGCACCGGAGCCGCTGAAATGGCCATGGCTGGCCCTGGGTGTGTTGTTGTTCGGCATCGTGGCTGAAAGCATTTCCATGCGTGGCTGTATGCATGAAGTGAATCGCGCGCGTGGCGAGCAAAGTTTGTGGCACTGGTTCCGCGAGACGCGCTCCAGCGAATTACTGGTGATCTTCGGCGAAGACCTCGCTGCGCTACTTGGCCTATGCCTGGCGGCAATTGCGATAGGCGCCACCATGCTTACCGGCAATCTGCTGTTCGACGCCATGGGAACCATCGCTATCGGCGTGTTGCTGGTCGTGGTGGCCGCCGCACTGGCCATCGAGGTGAAGGCACTGCTGATCGGCCAGGGCGTCGAGCCGCGCCGCCGCGCTGAGTTGCTGGCCTTCCTCGATAGTCGCCCCGAGGTGGCTCAGATCTATAACCTGATCACCCTGCAAATGGGGCCGGACGTGATGGTGGCCGTAAAAGCCCGGATGGTCTCCACGCCGGACAACGTCAGCCTGATCCAGGCCATCAACACCGTCGAAGCGGCCATGAAGGTCCAGTTTCCCGATATCCGCTGGAGCTTCTTCGAGCCGGATATTACCGACTAG
- a CDS encoding GNAT family N-acetyltransferase: MPPRSGERFASPHIVATPKGKVVYTADGRELVMRSIEPGDMPAVQRCFKRLSPQDVRRRFMHAMSELPTPMAQRLCRIDPEWEAAYVLMDETVKPAELRGVGRIFVDEAANSAEFSVLVEREWTRIGLGALLMQQLVDECRRRGLSELWGYVLMENRPMLELCRELGFVAKMVPGEAGTAQISLRL; this comes from the coding sequence TTGCCGCCCCGTAGCGGCGAGCGTTTCGCCAGCCCGCATATCGTCGCTACGCCGAAGGGCAAAGTCGTGTACACCGCCGATGGCCGCGAGCTGGTGATGCGCAGCATCGAGCCGGGTGACATGCCCGCCGTGCAGCGTTGCTTCAAGCGACTCTCTCCGCAGGATGTGCGTCGCCGCTTCATGCATGCCATGTCCGAACTGCCCACGCCGATGGCGCAGCGTCTATGCCGCATCGATCCCGAATGGGAAGCGGCCTATGTGCTGATGGATGAAACCGTAAAGCCTGCCGAATTGCGCGGCGTTGGGCGCATCTTTGTGGATGAAGCGGCCAACAGTGCGGAATTCTCGGTGCTGGTGGAACGCGAGTGGACGCGCATTGGCCTCGGCGCGCTGCTGATGCAGCAGTTGGTCGACGAATGCCGTCGCCGCGGACTCAGCGAACTGTGGGGCTATGTGCTGATGGAAAACCGTCCCATGCTGGAGCTATGCAGGGAGCTGGGCTTTGTAGCGAAGATGGTGCCGGGCGAAGCGGGCACCGCCCAGATCAGCCTGAGGCTCTGA